From the bacterium genome, one window contains:
- the trpD gene encoding anthranilate phosphoribosyltransferase, which produces MALRAAIARVVGHHTLTEEEAHEAMGIIMDGEATPAQIASFITALAVRGETAEEITGFARAIREHAVTITPRADHIVDIVGTGGDRLNTFNISTVAAFVIAGAGGHVAKHGNRAASSKCGAADVLEALGVNLQAPPEVVQACVEDVGFGFMFAPHFHPAFKHALAPRREIGIRTVFNILGPLTNPARARRYLQGAPSAAHTELMARVHVSLGADRVFVVHGQDGMDEISICAPTQVSEVEDGTVRTYTLSPEDFGFSRAPLAAIRGGTPEENAEICVSILQGERGPRRDIVVMNAGAALVAAGVAVKTPDGIALAARSIDSGAAYAKLEALRLRTKFA; this is translated from the coding sequence ATGGCGCTGAGGGCGGCGATCGCGAGGGTGGTCGGCCATCACACGCTGACCGAGGAGGAGGCCCACGAGGCGATGGGCATCATCATGGACGGCGAGGCCACCCCGGCGCAGATCGCCTCCTTCATCACCGCGCTCGCGGTGCGCGGGGAGACGGCCGAGGAGATCACCGGGTTCGCCCGGGCGATCCGCGAGCACGCCGTCACGATCACGCCCCGGGCCGACCACATCGTCGACATCGTGGGAACGGGCGGGGACCGGCTCAACACCTTTAACATCTCCACGGTCGCCGCGTTCGTGATCGCGGGTGCCGGGGGCCACGTGGCGAAGCACGGCAACCGGGCCGCGAGCAGCAAGTGCGGAGCCGCCGACGTCCTCGAGGCGCTCGGAGTCAACCTTCAGGCGCCCCCCGAGGTGGTGCAGGCCTGCGTCGAGGATGTCGGATTCGGGTTCATGTTTGCACCCCACTTCCACCCCGCGTTCAAGCACGCGCTCGCGCCGCGCCGCGAGATTGGGATCCGGACGGTGTTCAACATTCTCGGCCCGCTGACCAACCCGGCGCGCGCCCGACGGTATCTCCAAGGTGCGCCAAGCGCCGCGCACACGGAACTCATGGCGCGCGTGCACGTGTCGCTCGGCGCCGACCGGGTATTTGTCGTCCACGGACAAGACGGCATGGACGAGATCTCGATTTGCGCGCCGACGCAGGTGTCGGAGGTGGAGGACGGGACCGTCCGCACCTACACGCTGAGCCCCGAGGACTTCGGGTTCTCGCGTGCCCCGCTCGCGGCGATCCGCGGGGGGACCCCGGAGGAGAACGCGGAGATCTGCGTGAGCATCTTGCAGGGAGAGCGGGGACCGCGCCGGGACATCGTGGTGATGAACGCCGGCGCGGCGCTGGTGGCTGCCGGGGTCGCCGTGAAGACCCCCGACGGCATCGCCCTGGCCGCCCGGAGCATTGATTCCGGCGCCGCGTACGCGAAGCTCGAAGCGCTGCGCCTGCGGACCAAGTTTGCCTGA
- a CDS encoding aminodeoxychorismate/anthranilate synthase component II, whose protein sequence is MILVIDNYDSFTYNLVQYLGELGEAPQVFRNDAITVPEIAALAPEAVVISPGPCTPGEAGVSTPMIPALVGRVPILGVCLGHQCIGAALGAPVIRGRAPVHGKTSWVHHDGRTIFKGLPSPLVGTRYHSLVIDEAGLPECLQVSARTEDGVIMGVRHRDALVEGVQFHPESILTEHGHALLKNFLDLARSSRTPETRAGAGEG, encoded by the coding sequence ATGATCCTGGTCATCGACAACTACGACTCCTTCACCTACAACCTCGTCCAGTATCTCGGCGAGTTGGGGGAAGCGCCGCAGGTATTCCGCAACGACGCGATCACGGTGCCTGAGATCGCCGCGCTGGCGCCCGAGGCGGTGGTGATCTCGCCCGGACCGTGTACGCCGGGGGAAGCCGGGGTCAGTACGCCGATGATCCCCGCCCTCGTCGGCCGGGTGCCGATCCTGGGCGTGTGCCTAGGGCATCAGTGCATCGGCGCCGCGCTCGGCGCCCCGGTCATCCGCGGTCGGGCGCCTGTCCACGGGAAGACCTCGTGGGTCCACCACGACGGCCGGACGATCTTCAAGGGCCTGCCGAGCCCGCTCGTCGGGACACGGTACCACTCGCTCGTCATCGACGAGGCCGGGCTGCCCGAGTGCCTCCAGGTGTCGGCGCGCACGGAGGATGGCGTCATCATGGGGGTGCGCCACCGCGACGCGCTGGTGGAAGGCGTGCAATTTCACCCCGAGTCTATCCTGACCGAGCACGGCCACGCCCTGCTGAAGAATTTTCTGGACCTGGCACGGTCGTCACGGACGCCGGAGACGCGGGCCGGGGCCGGGGAGGGGTAG